In Lepisosteus oculatus isolate fLepOcu1 chromosome 28, fLepOcu1.hap2, whole genome shotgun sequence, the following proteins share a genomic window:
- the copz2 gene encoding coatomer subunit zeta-2 isoform X2, which translates to MESVALEPSLYTVKAVFILDNDGNRLLAKYYDPDLYPSMKEQKNFERNVFNKTHKTDSEIAFLEGMTIVYKTSIDLFFYVVGSAQENELMLMAVLNCLFDTLSLMLRKNVEKRCLLDNMDGVFLVVDEIIDGGVILESDPQQVIQKVNFRTLSEPAYGFVLFDYITGNTEAARDSSSST; encoded by the exons ATGGAATCTGTGGCTCTG GAACCGTCTCTCTACACAGTGAAGGCTGTTTTCATTCTGGACAATGATGGTAACAGACTCCTGGCAAAG TATTACGATCCAGATCTCTATCCCTCCATGAAGGAACAGAAGAATTTTGAAAGGAATGTCTTCAATAAAACTCATAAAACAGACA GCGAGATCGCCTTTTTGGAAGGGATGACTATCGTCTACAAAACCAGCATCGACCTCTTCTTCTACGTGGTTGGCAGCGCACAGGAAAATGAG CTCATGCTGATGGCCGTTCTAAACTGTCTGTTCGACACTCTCAGCCTGATGTTGCG GAAGAATGTGGAGAAGAGGTGTCTGCTGGACAACATGGATGGGGTGTTCCTGGTGGTGGACGAGATCATCGATGGGGG GGTGATTCTGGAGAGTGACCCCCAGCAGGTCATTCAGAAGGTCAACTTCAGG ACCCTGTCCGAGCCGGCCTACGGCTTCGTCCTGTTCGACTACATCACCGGTAACACAGAGGCCGCGCGGGACAGCAGCTCGAGCACGTAG
- the copz2 gene encoding coatomer subunit zeta-2 isoform X3, with protein MESVALEPSLYTVKAVFILDNDGNRLLAKYYDPDLYPSMKEQKNFERNVFNKTHKTDSEIAFLEGMTIVYKTSIDLFFYVVGSAQENELMLMAVLNCLFDTLSLMLRKNVEKRCLLDNMDGVFLVVDEIIDGGVILESDPQQVIQKVNFRVDENPLSEQSVAQVLQSAKDQIKWSILK; from the exons ATGGAATCTGTGGCTCTG GAACCGTCTCTCTACACAGTGAAGGCTGTTTTCATTCTGGACAATGATGGTAACAGACTCCTGGCAAAG TATTACGATCCAGATCTCTATCCCTCCATGAAGGAACAGAAGAATTTTGAAAGGAATGTCTTCAATAAAACTCATAAAACAGACA GCGAGATCGCCTTTTTGGAAGGGATGACTATCGTCTACAAAACCAGCATCGACCTCTTCTTCTACGTGGTTGGCAGCGCACAGGAAAATGAG CTCATGCTGATGGCCGTTCTAAACTGTCTGTTCGACACTCTCAGCCTGATGTTGCG GAAGAATGTGGAGAAGAGGTGTCTGCTGGACAACATGGATGGGGTGTTCCTGGTGGTGGACGAGATCATCGATGGGGG GGTGATTCTGGAGAGTGACCCCCAGCAGGTCATTCAGAAGGTCAACTTCAGG GTGGACGAGAACCCCCTGTCGGAGCAGAGCGTGGCGCAG gTTCTGCAGTCCGCGAAGGACCAGATCAAGTGGTCTATATTGAAATGA
- the copz2 gene encoding coatomer subunit zeta-2 isoform X1 has protein sequence MESVALEPSLYTVKAVFILDNDGNRLLAKYYDPDLYPSMKEQKNFERNVFNKTHKTDSEIAFLEGMTIVYKTSIDLFFYVVGSAQENELMLMAVLNCLFDTLSLMLRKNVEKRCLLDNMDGVFLVVDEIIDGGVILESDPQQVIQKVNFRVDENPLSEQSVAQHISQKLAMTSGVLQSAKDQIKWSILK, from the exons ATGGAATCTGTGGCTCTG GAACCGTCTCTCTACACAGTGAAGGCTGTTTTCATTCTGGACAATGATGGTAACAGACTCCTGGCAAAG TATTACGATCCAGATCTCTATCCCTCCATGAAGGAACAGAAGAATTTTGAAAGGAATGTCTTCAATAAAACTCATAAAACAGACA GCGAGATCGCCTTTTTGGAAGGGATGACTATCGTCTACAAAACCAGCATCGACCTCTTCTTCTACGTGGTTGGCAGCGCACAGGAAAATGAG CTCATGCTGATGGCCGTTCTAAACTGTCTGTTCGACACTCTCAGCCTGATGTTGCG GAAGAATGTGGAGAAGAGGTGTCTGCTGGACAACATGGATGGGGTGTTCCTGGTGGTGGACGAGATCATCGATGGGGG GGTGATTCTGGAGAGTGACCCCCAGCAGGTCATTCAGAAGGTCAACTTCAGG GTGGACGAGAACCCCCTGTCGGAGCAGAGCGTGGCGCAG CACATTTCGCAGAAACTGGCGATGACCTCCGGC gTTCTGCAGTCCGCGAAGGACCAGATCAAGTGGTCTATATTGAAATGA